Within Pseudomonas sp. LBUM920, the genomic segment GCCTGCGCTTGACGGTGTTGCCCTCGCTGTTCCTGCTCGTCGCTGTCGCAGCGGTGTGCGCCTGGGCAACGCCAGTACCCGCATGGGTTTGAACACGCGCTGAGCTGCATTTGAACCGGCCTAATACTGGGCGACCTACACCCGGTCACTTCATTCGCGACCTCTTTAACCGATAAACGACACCCGCCTGAACCTACCCATTGAACGACTGTTCAGTTTGCACTATGTTGACCGCATCCACCCGTTTGCACCTGCACGGGTTCGCGCTTTCTTCTTGAACGAGAGGCTCTGGCATGCGGTTTTCCCCCTTCGTTGAACGAATTGCAGGGCAGGGCGTAGCCGCCTGGGACATCCATCACGCCGCGTTCAACGCCGCAAGCCAGGGCGAAGACGTCATCATTCTCAGCGTCGGCGACCCTGACTTCGCCACCCCGTCATTCATCACCGACGCCGCCGTCAGCGCCTTGCGCGAGGGCGACACCCACTACACCGAAATCCCCGGCCGTACAGCGCTACGCGACGCGATTGCCGCGCGCTACAGCAAGACCTTGTCCCGCCCGTTGAGCGCCGAAAACGTCATCATCGTGCCCGGCGCGCAGAACGCGTTGTTCATCAGTTCGCTGTGCCTGCTGCAAGCCGGTGATGAAGTGCTGGTGCTCGACCCGATGTACGTCACCTACGAAGCCACGCTCAAGGCCAGCGGCGCCACGCTTACACGCGTGCCGTGTTCGCCGGAGTCCGGGTTTCGCCTGGATGCGCAACGGCTCGGCGCTGCGATCACGCCTCGGACCCGGGCGCTGTTTTTCTCCAACCCGAACAACCCCACGGGTGTGGTGCTGAACCCGCAAGAGCTGCAAGCCATTGCCGATCTGGCCATCGCCCACGACCTATGGGTGGTGGTCGATGAGGTCTACGAAAGCTTGGTGTTCGACGGCGAATACCACAGCCTTGCCGCGTTGCCGGGCATGGCCGAGCGCTGCATCGTGATCGGCAGTTTGTCCAAATCCCACGCCATGACCGGCTGGCGGATCGGTTGGATCATCGCCGCCCCGCAGATGATCGTGCACGCCGAAACCCTGGTGCTGAGCATGCTCTATGGCTTGCCGGGCTTTGTGATGGAAGCCGCCACGGCGGCGGTGTTGGCCCATGACGAGGTGACGGTGGGCATGCGCGAAATCTACCGTCGCCGCCGCGACCTGGTGGTGGCAGGCCTCAGTGCCTGCCCGGGCATCAAGGTGCAGGCACCGCAAGCCGGCATGTTTGTGCTGGTGGACGTGCGCGGCACGGGCTTGGGGTCATTGGATTTTGCCTGGCGGCTGTTCCGCGAGGCGGGCGTGTCGGTGCTCGATGCCGCCGCCTTTGGTGAGCCGGCCCAAGGGTTTGTGCGCTTGTCCTTCACCCTGGGTGAAGAACGCCTTGCCGAGGCCTGCCGACGCATCGCCGGGTTTGTCGCCAGGCGGGTCGCTGAACCGCGTATCGCCGCCGCGCCCACCCCCGAAGTGGCGCAGCCGGCGCAAGCCAGAACGATGATCGAAGTCGTCGACCTGCATAAGCGCTTCGGCAATATCGAGGTGCTCAAAGGTATTTCCCTCACGGCCCACGAAGGCGAGGTGATCTCGCTGATCGGCGCCAGCGGCTCGGGCAAAAGCACCTTGCTGCGCTGCATCAACATGCTCGAGGTGCCCGACCAGGGCAGCATTCATGTCGATGGCGAAAGCATCAAATTGAATTACGGTCTTCCCGGTGCGCCACTGGTGGCCGATGCCAAGCAGCTGGTGCGCATCCGCTCGACCTTGGGCATGGTGTTCCAGAACTTCAACCTGTGGCCCCATCGCACAGTGCTGGAAAACCTCATCGAGGCGCCCATCCAGGTGCTGCGCGAAAGCCGCGCCGAGGCCATCGAGCGCGCCGAAGCCTTGCTCGACCGCGTCGGCCTTGCCGCCAAGCGCAACGAATACCCGGCGTTTCTCTCGGGTGGCCAGCAACAACGCGTGGCGATTGCCCGCGCGTTGGCCATGCGCCCCAAAGTCATGCTGTTTGACGAACCCACCTCGGCCCTCGACCCGGAACTGGTGGGCGAAGTGCTGCGCGTTATCCGCTCGCTGGCCGAAGAAGGCCGCACCATGATCCTGGTCACCCATGAAATGGCCTTCGCCCGGGATGTGTCCTCCAAAGTGGCTTTTCTGCACCAAGGCATGATCGAGGAAACCGGCTCGCCGGACTCGGTGTTTACCGACCCACGCAGTGAACGTTGCCGACAGTTCGTCAACGCGCATCAAACTCGCTAACGCCAAAAAAGACGGGGCAAATCATGAAATCCAGACGCATGGCAACGTGGTTGAGCAGTGCAGTGTTGATGGTGGCCGCCGGGTTTATCCAGGCCGCAGAGAAACCCATCGTGTTCGCGGTGGCGGCAGAACCCTATCCACCGTTTACCGTCAAAGGCGGCAACGGGGAGTGGTCCGGCTTTGAAGTGGACCTGATCCACAAACTCTGTGAAGGCATGAAAGCCGAGTGCCAGATCAAGGAAGTGGCCTGGGATGGCATCATCCCGTCGCTGCTGGCGAAGAAAATCGACGTGATTTTCTCCTCGATGTCGGTTACCGATGAGCGTGAAAAACAGATCGCCTTCAGCCGTGCCTACTACGATTCGCTGCTGGGCGTGGCAGGGCCCAAGGGCGCGACGGTGGATATCACGCCTGAAGGCCTCAAGGGCAAGCTGATCGGCGTGCAGATCTCCACCGTCAGCGCCAATTACCTGAAAAAGTACTACGAGAACATCGCCGACCTTAAGTACTACGACACTCAGGAATCGGCCAACGCCGACCTGATCGCCGGGCGCATCGATTACATGATGGCCGACGACACGGCCATCGCGATGATGGTCAAGACCCCCGAAGCCAGCGGCCTGGCGCATATCGCCAGCGTGCCCTACGACCCGATCATCGGCCGTGGCGTGGGTGCCGGCTTGCGCAAGGAAGACACCGCGCTCAAGGCCCGTCTCGACAAGGCGATCGGCGAGCTGCTGGTGAGCAAGGACTATGACGACCTGGCCCAGCATTACTTCGGCCTGTCGGTCAGCCCGTGCAAACGCGGCGAGACCCCGGCGTTTGTGAGCAAGACCTGCGACAGCCCGTACCCGCCCATCGCGCAGAAGACCGAATAAGATGCTCGACCTTCTCAGCTTTGGCGAACAAGGGTGGGGCAACGCGCTGCTCAAAGGGTTATGGATGACCCTGCAAATCTCCGCCGGCGCCTTCGCGGTGGGGTTGCTGATCGGCCTGGTGGTGGCCTGCGCCAAGCTCAGCGCGCCACGCCCGATTGCACAGCTGATGCGCGGTTACACCACCGTGTTTCGTGCGGTGCCGGAACTGCTGCTGATTCTGCTGCTGTACTACGCAGGTTCCATGGGCCTGAACGCGCTGATGCTGTGGCTGGGTTTCGAACAGGTAAACATCAGCGGCCCGCTGGTGGCGATCCTGGTGCTGGGGCTGGTGCAGGGCGCCTATGCCTCGGAGATATTCCGCGCGGCCATCCTGGCCATTCCCCACGGTCAGATCGAGGCGGCGCGGGCGTTTGGCCTGAGCGGGTTTGGCCTGTTCCGCCGGGTGACCTTGCCGATCATGGCGCCGTACGCCTTGGCCGGCATGTCCAACCTGTGGATCAACCTGATCAAGGACAGCGCCTTGATCAGCGTGGTCGGCACCAACGAGCTGCTGTACACGGCCAAGCAGGCGGCCGGTTCCACCCGTCAGTATTTGCTGTTCTACCTCACGGCCGCCGCCTTGTATTACCTGGTGACGCTGGCTTCCAACTACCTGTCCGGGCGCCTGGAGCGACGTATTCGTCGCTGGATGCCGGTTGTCGAGTGAGTCGCCATGCCTGAGTGGATAAGCTATTACGCGGGGCTGATCGCCAAGGGGTTGCAGACGACTTTGTCGCTGCTGGCGATTTCGGCAGTGCTCGGCTTCGCCCTGGCGGTGCTGGTGGCGTTGGCGCGCTTGTCCAAGCGCAAGTGGCTGGCCCGGGGTGCGCTGGCCTATACCAGCGTGCTGCGCGGCACACCGCTGTTGATCCAGATCTACATTTTTTACTACGGGCTGGGCAGCCTGTTTGCCCAGTTCCCGATGGTGCGCAGCAGTTTCCTGTGGCCGTTTCTGCGCGACGGCTATTGGTACATCGTGTTCGCCCTGGTGCTGTCGGTGGGCGCTTATGTGGGCGAAGTGATCCGCGGCGGCCTGTTGGCCGTGCCCAAGGGCGAGATGGAGGCCGCGTCTGCCTTTGGCATGACCACGCGCCAGGCGTTGCTGCGGGTGCGGTTGCCACGCGCGATGCGGCTGCTGCTGCCGACCCTGGCCGGGGAGACGGTGATGTTGCTCAAGTCCACTGCGCTTGCTTCGACGATTGCCGTGGTCGACCTGCTGGGCGCGGCCAACGTGGTACGCGCGCAGACCTTGCAGATTTATCAACCGCTGCTGCTGGTGGCCGGTGTCTACCTGTGCCTGACCTTCCTCATTGAAGGCGTCTACGCCATCGCCGAACGGCGCGGCACGCCGCTGCGCAGGTCGGCAGGATGAAGCAGAACCGCGCGCTGCAAGGCATTGCCTTGTGCTCATTGGCCTACGCGTTCCTGGCGTTGCAGGACGCCGTGATCAAATGGCTGGTGGCTGATTATTCGGTATTCAGCATTCTGTTCTGGCGCAGCCTGGTGGTGGTGGGGGCGTGTGTGATCGCCGGGCGCATGGGCCTGTTGCGCCGGGCGTGGACTTCGGCCAGTCGCCAGCTGCTGATCATTCGCGGCCTGTTGTCATTGCTGGCGTGGGTGCTGTATTACACCGCCGCCAAAGACCTGACCCTGGCGGAAATGACCACCCTGTATTTCTCCGCTCCTATCATGGTCACGCTGCTCGCAGCGCTGATCCTCAAGGAGCGCGCCAGCCGTGGCCAATGGGTTTCGCTGCTCATCGGCTTCGTCGGCGTGGTGATTGCCTGTCGTCCCAGCCACATGGTTGACCCGCTGCCCATCGCGCTGACCCTGGCGGCCGCCTTGTGCTGGGCGTTCACTTATATCCAGCTGCGCCAGGTCGACCCGACTACCTCGGTACTCGAGCAGATGCTGATCACCAATGCGGTGTTCGTGGTGTGCATGGGCGTGACCTTGCCGTGGACCCACACCCCGGCGCCGACACCCGCGTGGCTGGGCATGCTGGCGGCAGGGCTGGTCGGCGGCGTTGGCCAATTCCTGCTGTTTGCGAGTTTCCGCCGCGCCACCGCGACTTTGCTCGCGCCGTTCGAGTACACCGGGTTGATCTGGGCGTTTGTGTTGTCGAGCCTGATCTGGGGCACCTCGATGGATGTGTCGCTGATCATCGGTGCGGTGCTGATTGCGCTCAGCGGCACCTTGGCGATGCTCAGCGCGCGCCACCCTGAATCACAGGACGTGGTCGGCGCCGAATGCGCCGTGACGCAACCCCTGTACCCAACAGCGGCAGATGTGCAAGCCGTTGGCGGGGCTGAACGTGCCGGGGTTGAGGCACCCCTCGAGCCAGAGCCCGTCAAGCATCGCCGATAGGCCGATGGCAGCCAGGTGGCTGTCGTGGATCACCAGGTTTTCGCTGCGGGCCAGGTCGTCGAGCAGTTGCTGGATCAGCGCCAGGTAGGCGCGGTAGCTGTTTTCGTGGGACTGGTTCACATGGGGCGAGTGGCGGATCAGGCTCCAGAACACCACCCACACGCCGAGCAGGTCAGGGTCCATCACCCGTGGCGAAAAGGACGCGCTGAGAAACGCATCCAGCCGTGCGGCGGCGCCTTCGGCCTGCTCGACTTGCGCCCATAGGGCACTGGTCAGCTCACTGGCCAGCTTGTGGTAGGTCTCGGCGATCAGCGCATCGATGCTGCCGAAATGGTGGTTGAGCAGGCCCACGGATACCCCGGCCTGGGCCGCGATCCGGCGCACGGAAATGCCTGCGTGACCGTCGCGTGCGAGGCTGGTGAGTGTGGCGGCGATCAGCAAGTCCCGGCGTTCGTCGGGGTCGGCACGGCGCAGTTTGGGAGGGTCGACAGTCACGGGAGTGCCTTGGGTTGATGACCAGAGCGCTCAGGTTAGTTGAACACGTGTTCAATCTCTAGCGATTAAATGATGAGAGGAGGGCAAGGCATGGCAAATGACCTTTCGTGGCAGGTTCAGGGCGATGCAGGCAACCCGCTGCACATCGGCGCCTGGCGTTTCGAAGGCGACGGCAGCGGGCCCAGGGTGCACTTGCAGGCGGGCGTGCACGCCGATGAAATCGCCGGGATGCTGGTGCTGCACCAGTTGCTCCCGCGTTTGCAGGCCTGCCAGGCTCAAGGGCGGCTGCGCGGCACTGTTACTGTTGTGCCCCAGGCGAACCCGTTCGGCATCGGCCAATTTCGTCAGGGCCGGCTGCTGGGGCGCTTTCACGACGCCACCGGGCAGAACTTCAACCGCGCTTTCGACCACTCACTGGCCATGGAGCGCCCGGCGACCAACCTGGCGCAGTGGCAAAAGAGCCTGATGCAGTTAGCCGCCGACGCCGACCTGGTGCTGGACTTGCACACCGATGATGAGGCGCTGCCTTACCTCTACATCCATCGTCGTTTCTGGCCGGAGCAAGGCCTGGCGCTGGCGGCGGCGTTGCAGGTGGACGTGGTGATCGTCTGGGATGACGGCGGGGATGGCTCCTTTGAAGAAACCCTCATCAACCACGCGGCGCCAAAGTTGGCGGCGACTGTCGAATTGCGCGGCCAGGCTGATGTCAGCGATGCGCTGGCGCGGCAAGACGCCGATGGCTTATGGGCGTGGCTGTGCATCAATGGCGTGATCGATGAAGTGGCGGCCATCAACGAATGGCAGGGGGAAGTGGTGGACATGGGCTGCATGGAGACCCTGCTGGCGCCCTGTGCCGGTGTACTGGTGTTCGAAAAAGCACTCGGCGATGAGGTCGAGGAAGGCCAGCGTTTCGCTCGGATCATCGCAAGGCCCGGTGAGCCGACGTCGGAGGTGATACTGCACGCCGCGCAAGCCGGGCGCATGGTGACCCGCCACCGCGAGCGCCTGGTGGCGCAAGGTTCGGTCGTCGCCAAATTTACGGGCACGCGTTTATCCGACAGCTACAGCGGCGGGGTGCTGGACCCATAAAGTGCTGCCTGTACACGCCCCCAATGTCGCAGCAGGCTTGCTCGCGAAGAAGGCGTATCAGCCGACTGACACTGCGCCTTCGCGGGCAAGCCCGCTCCCACCGTTGGATCGTGGCGCGTCAGGTGATTTCGATAGGCCTCACCACCCCACGGACGTGAACAGCTCAGGCACGCGGTCAAGCGTCGGCAAAATCGCATCAGGCGTGTAGTCCGCCAGCAACTGACGGCCGGTGCCACGGTCGATCCATACACACCGAAAGCCGATATCCCGCGCGGCCGCGTGGTCCAGGTGCGGGCTGGCGCAGATATGCACGACCTGGTCGAGGTTCACGCCCAACTGCTCGTGGGCGTAGTCGAACAGACGGCGATCGGGCTTGTAGGCGCCTGCCTGCTGCGCAGTGATCACTCGATCAATCGCGCCGCCCAACTGCGCAACATTGCCGGCAATCACGTCATCGTCGGTATTGGAGACAATGCACAACTTGAACCCCATCGCTTTAAGCTGCTGGAGCGTCCCCACAACCTCAGGAAATGGCGGCATCGCGCTGATGCTGTCGGTGAGGAGGGTGCCGTCGTGCTCATTGGCCGGCAATCCCAGCGCGTTCAGCGCCAACTGCATGCTCAAGCCTGCCAGCGTGCGAAAGCTGCGATGCGGTGGCGTCTGTTCCAGGGTGTG encodes:
- a CDS encoding aminotransferase class I/II-fold pyridoxal phosphate-dependent enzyme gives rise to the protein MRFSPFVERIAGQGVAAWDIHHAAFNAASQGEDVIILSVGDPDFATPSFITDAAVSALREGDTHYTEIPGRTALRDAIAARYSKTLSRPLSAENVIIVPGAQNALFISSLCLLQAGDEVLVLDPMYVTYEATLKASGATLTRVPCSPESGFRLDAQRLGAAITPRTRALFFSNPNNPTGVVLNPQELQAIADLAIAHDLWVVVDEVYESLVFDGEYHSLAALPGMAERCIVIGSLSKSHAMTGWRIGWIIAAPQMIVHAETLVLSMLYGLPGFVMEAATAAVLAHDEVTVGMREIYRRRRDLVVAGLSACPGIKVQAPQAGMFVLVDVRGTGLGSLDFAWRLFREAGVSVLDAAAFGEPAQGFVRLSFTLGEERLAEACRRIAGFVARRVAEPRIAAAPTPEVAQPAQARTMIEVVDLHKRFGNIEVLKGISLTAHEGEVISLIGASGSGKSTLLRCINMLEVPDQGSIHVDGESIKLNYGLPGAPLVADAKQLVRIRSTLGMVFQNFNLWPHRTVLENLIEAPIQVLRESRAEAIERAEALLDRVGLAAKRNEYPAFLSGGQQQRVAIARALAMRPKVMLFDEPTSALDPELVGEVLRVIRSLAEEGRTMILVTHEMAFARDVSSKVAFLHQGMIEETGSPDSVFTDPRSERCRQFVNAHQTR
- a CDS encoding transporter substrate-binding domain-containing protein, which encodes MKSRRMATWLSSAVLMVAAGFIQAAEKPIVFAVAAEPYPPFTVKGGNGEWSGFEVDLIHKLCEGMKAECQIKEVAWDGIIPSLLAKKIDVIFSSMSVTDEREKQIAFSRAYYDSLLGVAGPKGATVDITPEGLKGKLIGVQISTVSANYLKKYYENIADLKYYDTQESANADLIAGRIDYMMADDTAIAMMVKTPEASGLAHIASVPYDPIIGRGVGAGLRKEDTALKARLDKAIGELLVSKDYDDLAQHYFGLSVSPCKRGETPAFVSKTCDSPYPPIAQKTE
- a CDS encoding ABC transporter permease, with product MLDLLSFGEQGWGNALLKGLWMTLQISAGAFAVGLLIGLVVACAKLSAPRPIAQLMRGYTTVFRAVPELLLILLLYYAGSMGLNALMLWLGFEQVNISGPLVAILVLGLVQGAYASEIFRAAILAIPHGQIEAARAFGLSGFGLFRRVTLPIMAPYALAGMSNLWINLIKDSALISVVGTNELLYTAKQAAGSTRQYLLFYLTAAALYYLVTLASNYLSGRLERRIRRWMPVVE
- a CDS encoding ABC transporter permease: MPEWISYYAGLIAKGLQTTLSLLAISAVLGFALAVLVALARLSKRKWLARGALAYTSVLRGTPLLIQIYIFYYGLGSLFAQFPMVRSSFLWPFLRDGYWYIVFALVLSVGAYVGEVIRGGLLAVPKGEMEAASAFGMTTRQALLRVRLPRAMRLLLPTLAGETVMLLKSTALASTIAVVDLLGAANVVRAQTLQIYQPLLLVAGVYLCLTFLIEGVYAIAERRGTPLRRSAG
- a CDS encoding DMT family transporter translates to MKQNRALQGIALCSLAYAFLALQDAVIKWLVADYSVFSILFWRSLVVVGACVIAGRMGLLRRAWTSASRQLLIIRGLLSLLAWVLYYTAAKDLTLAEMTTLYFSAPIMVTLLAALILKERASRGQWVSLLIGFVGVVIACRPSHMVDPLPIALTLAAALCWAFTYIQLRQVDPTTSVLEQMLITNAVFVVCMGVTLPWTHTPAPTPAWLGMLAAGLVGGVGQFLLFASFRRATATLLAPFEYTGLIWAFVLSSLIWGTSMDVSLIIGAVLIALSGTLAMLSARHPESQDVVGAECAVTQPLYPTAADVQAVGGAERAGVEAPLEPEPVKHRR
- a CDS encoding succinylglutamate desuccinylase/aspartoacylase family protein, coding for MANDLSWQVQGDAGNPLHIGAWRFEGDGSGPRVHLQAGVHADEIAGMLVLHQLLPRLQACQAQGRLRGTVTVVPQANPFGIGQFRQGRLLGRFHDATGQNFNRAFDHSLAMERPATNLAQWQKSLMQLAADADLVLDLHTDDEALPYLYIHRRFWPEQGLALAAALQVDVVIVWDDGGDGSFEETLINHAAPKLAATVELRGQADVSDALARQDADGLWAWLCINGVIDEVAAINEWQGEVVDMGCMETLLAPCAGVLVFEKALGDEVEEGQRFARIIARPGEPTSEVILHAAQAGRMVTRHRERLVAQGSVVAKFTGTRLSDSYSGGVLDP
- a CDS encoding haloacid dehalogenase type II — protein: MPLENTPRPLWLTFDCYGTLIQWDEGLRAAIDKILDEKGDHQVDRDTLLSAYDHNEHTLEQTPPHRSFRTLAGLSMQLALNALGLPANEHDGTLLTDSISAMPPFPEVVGTLQQLKAMGFKLCIVSNTDDDVIAGNVAQLGGAIDRVITAQQAGAYKPDRRLFDYAHEQLGVNLDQVVHICASPHLDHAAARDIGFRCVWIDRGTGRQLLADYTPDAILPTLDRVPELFTSVGW